The sequence GCGTGAACCGCCGCGCGTTGACCGGTGTGTGGACCCACACCGAGCGGACCGCCGAAATGATCGATGACGACCGTCACGTGATCCGCGACTCGCGCGAGTTCGTACAAGTCGTCGAGTTGCGTGTGATAAACCCATGCGTCGAGCGACAGCCTATAGCGGCCGAGCGCCCTCACACCTTGCGCGTAAGCCGGATTCGTCATCAGGTCGCGCGGCGGCGTCACGGGGCTCGAACTCACTTCTGGGCTCGCATGCCACGCGAGCGGATTGCGGATGCCGCGCAGGCGTCCGCCGGATACCTGCAACATGGCTTCGAGCACCGCATCGAGTTCCGCGCCCAGCATCAGATCCGCACCGCCGACGATCGCCTCGCAGCAGCGCGCCCGTCCGCACGCGCCGCTCGCGAACATCGCGGCGATGCCGTTGGCGAACTCCACTTCACCAACGGGCTTCATCGACTCGGGACCGTCCTCGCGCAACATCGAGCGGCATTGCACGTAGACCGTCGACACGACCCGGTGCCCGCTTGCCACGTCCTGGCGAAACTCGTCCGCGAGATACCGCCCGGTCTGGCGGTCCCACAGATGATGATGCGCGTCGACAATCGGCAACTCAGGCTCGAGAACAGGCTCTTTTCGCCGGGCAAGCCACTTCTCTCGAACCGGAAGATGGGGCGCATGGACTATCTGCACGACGCCCTCCCGTCAGAACTTCTGGCGCATGCCAATCGTGATGCCCGTCTGGTTATATCCGGGCGCGACCGTACCATAGCCATTGACGCCCAACGTGGATTTGTCCTTGTTGTGAGCAAAGCCCGCGGAGGCGTAAAGATCCGTGCGCTTCGACAGGAAATAGTCTGCGCAGAGCACCGCGAGCCACGGGTCGGCGCCCGTCGAATGCACGTCCTGGTAGTAACCGGTGGCCGTCAAGATGAAAGCGGGCGTCACGTTGTACTGCGCACCCGCCCAGTAGAGATTCGCAGCGCTGGCTTGCGAGCCGTTTGCAACGACAATCGGGTTCACGGGCAGGAAAGCATTTGACGCACGCAGATAGCGGTAGCCCGCGAATCCCTTCACCGGTCCGATCACATACGAAGCGGCTGCCGTTGCGCGACGCTCGGTGCCCGTGCTGGTTGCAACCGTGTTGCTGTTGCGCTGCTCGTACGACACGCTCGCCGCGAACGGGCCTTGCGCGTAGGTCAAGGCCCCGCTGAAAAAGCGCCCCGTGATTTCCGCGCCCGGCACTTCGGCGCCATAGCCCGTGTCGTAGCGCGTGCTGTACATCGCCTGCGCGGTCAGCGGCCCGAACACGCCCGTGTACTTCGCCGAGTTGTCGATGCGTCCGGCCATCGCGTAGTCGACCGACAGCGCGGAGTAGCGCGACGATGCGCCCATCGGATCGAACGCCACGGCCTGTTCGTAGAGCAGCGCGTTCTGCCGGCCGAACGTCAGTTGCTGGCCTTTGTACGAAAGACCGACCCAAGCCTGCCGGCCAAACAGCCGGGCGGTCGTTGCAGCGTTGGCGCCCAGACCTTTAGTCGATTGAGCGGTCGCGCTGTCGTTGATGTTGAAGCCGTTTTCCAACTGGAAAATCGCTTTCATGCCGCCGCCGAGGTCTTCGACGCCCTTCAGTCCCCAGCGGGAACCGGACAGATTGCCCGACACTTCGCGCGTTTGTGCGCCGCCAGCGCTCGTATTGTTGATGTGTTCGACGCCAACGTCCGCGATGCCGTACAGCGTGACGCTGCTTTGCGCATGTGCAGAGCCGCAGGTCAGGCCGACGCCTGCGGCGGCGACTGTACCGAGCATGAAACGGACGTTCGTGTTGACGCAGTGGCTGGCCTTTTTGAACAGCATGAAGTCTCCCGTAAAGTTTTAAGGATTGGTTGTGAATGGGTGAATCAAACGTCGTGGGCCGTCGGCGCTTCGCCTGCGTCGGCGCCCGGATCACCGAGCCAGGCGATGGTCACTGCGCCGAGCAGCAGCACACCCGACACGGCGAGCAACGGCACGGTGAACCCGCCTGAGAGCTGCTTGAGCGCGCCGATCATCGACGGACCGACGAAGCCGCCCAGGTTGCCCACCGAAACG is a genomic window of Paraburkholderia sp. PREW-6R containing:
- a CDS encoding amidohydrolase family protein, yielding MQIVHAPHLPVREKWLARRKEPVLEPELPIVDAHHHLWDRQTGRYLADEFRQDVASGHRVVSTVYVQCRSMLREDGPESMKPVGEVEFANGIAAMFASGACGRARCCEAIVGGADLMLGAELDAVLEAMLQVSGGRLRGIRNPLAWHASPEVSSSPVTPPRDLMTNPAYAQGVRALGRYRLSLDAWVYHTQLDDLYELARVADHVTVVIDHFGGPLGVGPHTGQRAAVHAEWRQKLARLASLPNTRIKLGGAGMNVFGFDFAARDVPPSSEELAFAWRPYFDTCVELFGVNRCMFESNFPVDKGMFSYGVLWNAFKRLAFAMSAHEKAALFSRTAAATYRLAIAGDNT
- a CDS encoding porin, encoding MLGTVAAAGVGLTCGSAHAQSSVTLYGIADVGVEHINNTSAGGAQTREVSGNLSGSRWGLKGVEDLGGGMKAIFQLENGFNINDSATAQSTKGLGANAATTARLFGRQAWVGLSYKGQQLTFGRQNALLYEQAVAFDPMGASSRYSALSVDYAMAGRIDNSAKYTGVFGPLTAQAMYSTRYDTGYGAEVPGAEITGRFFSGALTYAQGPFAASVSYEQRNSNTVATSTGTERRATAAASYVIGPVKGFAGYRYLRASNAFLPVNPIVVANGSQASAANLYWAGAQYNVTPAFILTATGYYQDVHSTGADPWLAVLCADYFLSKRTDLYASAGFAHNKDKSTLGVNGYGTVAPGYNQTGITIGMRQKF